A window of the Astyanax mexicanus isolate ESR-SI-001 chromosome 22, AstMex3_surface, whole genome shotgun sequence genome harbors these coding sequences:
- the fam222aa gene encoding protein FAM222A, which translates to MLACLQRRQNPAQHGLTRTQHTLQPCSTKSLDPPQHSSRKCELSMPVHSRYPSTVELDAYAQKTANNPLSIKIFPTNIRVPQHKHLNRTVNGYDTTGQRYSPYPHLHTGGYQGLLAIVKVSSSSSSSSLSSGSSSSSSLSSSSFVASAKAVVKNSEGRRTKISPAQIALAPYPPPTTTNNHNNSNNNSSTLAHCHAQTLAVPPNVTVAGSVLPLAGGRGGLNLPPQSNLPSIQSIIYQINQHCQAQALQQVSTAPPNPSPCKQGATVVGVSSSSSGGSYVGNLGGYSGTGLPGHNVEGMKVYSEGVDYILWQKQQQQQQQQSVLRMYSGGSGGGGAISKSPESCAPGSSILIGGAQVSSSSSSRLYPMTASISGGGGAGSGLDKISSSPLNCAAGMQGNFAVGPYFGPPWNSILVTPDSDCYNPQELPGTTATAATAITAGHRELGFPPHNHHNHHHHLHHHHHHHHHPHPALDSTGGMCCSLPSKSLCNASVLSSSLQSLEYLINDIHPPCIKEQMLGKGYETVSVPRLLDHQHAHIRLPVYR; encoded by the coding sequence GTGAACTGAGCATGCCTGTTCATTCGCGCTACCCCAGCACGGTGGAGCTGGACGCCTACGCCCAGAAGACGGCCAACAACCCGCTGTCCATCAAAATCTTCCCCACTAACATCAGGGTCCCACAACATAAGCATCTTAACCGGACTGTGAACGGCTACGACACCACGGGCCAGCGCTACAGCCCTTACCCACACCTCCACACGGGAGGCTACCAGGGTCTACTGGCCATCGTTAAAGTCTCCTCTTCGTCATCCTCTTCGTCTTTATCTTcaggctcttcttcttcttcttcattgtcATCATCATCGTTTGTGGCCTCTGCGAAGGCCGTGGTGAAGAATTCCGAGGGCAGGCGGACTAAGATCTCTCCCGCCCAGATAGCTTTAGCGCCTTacccaccccccaccaccacaaaTAACCACAACAACAgtaacaacaacagcagcacttTAGCTCACTGTCACGCCCAGACTCTAGCCGTGCCCCCGAATGTGACAGTCGCTGGATCTGTTTTACCCCTTGCTGGAGGCAGAGGGGGGCTAAACCTTCCTCCTCAATCTAACCTGCCCTCAATCCAGAGCATCATCTACCAGATCAACCAGCACTGCCAAGCCCAGGCCCTTCAGCAGGTCTCCACAGCGCCCCCTAACCCAAGCCCCTGCAAGCAAGGCGCCACGGTAGTCGGCGTCTCTTCCAGTTCATCTGGAGGGAGTTATGTCGGCAACTTGGGGGGGTACTCCGGCACAGGACTTCCAGGACACAACGTTGAAGGGATGAAGGTGTACTCTGAGGGCGTGGACTACATCCTGTGGcagaaacaacaacagcagcagcagcagcagtccgtGTTGAGGATGTACAGTGGTGGAAGCGGTGGTGGAGGGGCCATCAGCAAATCGCCAGAGTCTTGCGCACCGGGGAGTAGCATCCTAATCGGGGGAGCCCAGGTgtcatcctcctcttcttctcgGTTGTACCCAATGACAGCCAGTAtaagtggaggaggaggagcaggaagtGGGCTGGACAAGATAAGCTCCTCCCCTTTGAACTGTGCAGCAGGAATGCAGGGAAACTTTGCCGTGGGTCCGTACTTTGGGCCGCCATGGAACAGCATTCTGGTCACGCCGGACAGCGATTGCTACAACCCTCAGGAGCTGCCGGGGACTACGGCTACCGCCGCCACAGCCATTACAGCCGGGCACAGGGAGCTGGGCTTCCCGCCCCacaatcatcataatcatcaccaccacctccatcatcatcaccaccaccaccatcacccacACCCAGCGTTGGACAGCACAGGCGGCATGTGCTGCAGCCTGCCCAGCAAAAGCCTGTGCAATGCCTCGGTCCTCAGCAGCAGCCTGCAGTCTCTGGAATACCTGATCAACGACATCCACCCGCCGTGCATTAAAGAGCAGATGCTGGGAAAAGGCTACGAGACTGTCTCGGTACCGCGGCTGCTGGACCACCAGCACGCGCACATCCGACTTCCTGTTTACAGATAG